The sequence TCTCGTCGCCTAACTCGAACAATGGAATACCAAACTCGGCACAGTTTTTACGTAATTGCTCAAGCTGGCTGATCGCCATTGGATCAACGACCGGAATAATCCCCAAATGATTGCGGGGGGTAGTCGGCGTACTGTGATCCATCGTGGCGAGCGTCTTATCCGGGCGACGCACGCGCAGACCACGCTGGCGCAATTCGGTAAATGCTTGTGGCGAAGTAACTTCGTGAATCAGATGGAGATCAATGTAGAGTACTGCTGGCGTCTCTGGTGTCTCTGGACGTACTATATGGGCTTCCCAGACCTTATCAAACAGGGTGCGCGGTTTACTCATTTCTCCTCTCCTTGCCGCAATTAACCAGAATTGCCGTTCGTGCCACGCCAGCGCGGATAACTGCCAAAAATCTTCAGCATCCCAGTGTGTAGCCGAATCCGCTCTAAAGCGCGGGCAACGTGTGGTTCGCGGCGGTGTCCGTTAATGTCAACCAAAAAGATGTATTGGCCGAGTATTGCACGGGTCGGGCGTGACTCGAGTTTGGTCATGTTGATATTTTCGACTGCCAGTTCCTGAAGGGCGGTGACGAGACTGCCCGGTCGATCTTCGCGAGTGAAACCGAAACAAAAGCTTGTCTTGTCGTCACCGGTTGGCGGCGAGTCTTCTCGCGCCAGCACGATGAAGCGCGTAACGTTATGAGGGCTGTCGGCAATATCACGGGCTAGAATCGCAGCACCAACAAGTTGGGCTGCGCGTAAGGTACCAATCGCAGCCGCCGGACGCTCATCAGCCATTGCTTCCGCGGGTGCAGCCGAATTGCTGAGCGAAGCAACAGTTGCCACACCGGGTAAACATCGTTCCACAAAGCGCCGACATTGAGCGAGCGATTGTGGGTGGGCGTACAACACCTTGATGTCACTCAGTTGTAATCCCGGACGTGCCAGCAGGTACTGTCGGATTGGTACGACAATTTCGCCCGCAATTTGCAAGTTGGTCTCGTGGATCAGCAGATCAAGGGTATAGCTGACACTGCCCTCAAGCAGATTCTCAATTGGCAAAACACCAACGGTAGCCGCTTCAGTTTCAATCGCTGTGACCACCGCAGGGATGCTCACCAGAGGGAGCAGCCGCGCTTCCCGCCCCGCTGCGTAAGCGAGCGCTGCTTCTTCACTAAAGGTTCCTGGTGGACCAAGATAGGCAATAGTTTGCATCATACGTGTGTGTAGGCAGGCTGATCCGATATCGTCAGTGGGTAGATGTGCAGAGAAGTGAGTAGCAAGAACTGACCAATGCTCACAATTGGTCATTCCCAGCCCGTTTCTCACTTCTCTGTGCTCTGGTCAAGGCAAAGCATTCTTCATTCCCGACCAGCATCAAACCCTAGCCGAGCGTGCTACCGCCAAAGATGTCAACCGGCAAACTACTCGTCTCGCCGCTGTAGCCAGCAGAATAGGCCATCGCTTCCGCCTTAATCCGCTCCTGGCGCGCCGCTAACATCTTATTGAGGGCAGCCATATACGCCTGGGCGGCAGCCACGATGGTATCGGTATGTACCCCATAACCACTGAAGATCTGCTGGGTTGGACGACGACCGGTCAGGCTGATTGCAGTGCTGCTACTCTCGTTCAAGCGGGCAGGTGAACCTTGCTCACGAATGCGCACCGTCACTTCGGCGACCGCATCAAGCCCCTCAGTGATGGCATTGATCGAGAACTCAATCAACTCGTTGGGACGCTGAATGATGCGGTTGATCGCCTGATAAACAGCATCGACCGGCCCGGTACCCTGGGCGCTGTCAACTTTGGCTTGACCATCAGGCCCGATCAGGCGCACGGTTGCCGTCGGAATCATCCCGACACCTGATGCGTATTGCACGTGATCGAGTTTATACAACTCTGGGGTATGCTGCATCTCACCGGCGATCAATGCCTCAATGTCGCGATCATCGACTCGCTTCTTCCGATCACACAGGTCTTTGAAGCGAGCAAAGACGTGCTGGAACTCCTCTTCGTTCAGCTTGTAGCCCTTTTCTTCGAGATACTTGCGGAAGGCATGGCGACCTGAGTGTTTCCCTAACACCAGCGTATTGCTTTCCAGCCCCACTGTCTCGGCACTCATGATCTCGTAAGTCTGGCGATACTTCAAGACACCATCCTGATGGATGCCCGATTCGTGGGCAAAGGCATTGGCGCCAACGATAGCCTTGTTCGGTGGCACCGGTATGCCGATAAAGCTACTGACCAGTCGTGAAGTACGGGCAATTTCGCGGGTCTCAATCCGTGTCCGCAGGCCATAATATTGTTGGCGTGTATGCAATGCCATCACCACTTCTTCCAGTGAGGCATTACCTGCCCGTTCACCGATACCGTTGATAGTACATTCAACTTGCCGGGCGCCGGCACGCACACCGGCCAGCGAATTAGCAACTGCCATGCCGAGATCGTCGTGACAATGGGTCGAGAGGATGCACCGTTCAATGCCCGGTACATTCTCGCGCAAATCGCGGATCATCGCCCCATACTCATCAGGGGTGAGATAACCGACCGTATCGGGAATATTGAGGGTGGTAGCTCCGGCGGCCACGGCTACGGCTACAGCTTCACGCAAGAAGAGCGGATCGGTGCGACCGGCATCCATCGGTGAGAACTCAACATCCTCGCACAGCGATCGCGCATAGCTGACCATTTCGTGAATCAGCTCCAGGGCTTCGGCGCGTGTTTTACGAAACTGATATTCGAGATGAATGTCTGAAGTTGACATAAATGTGTGAATGCGCTTTTTCGCTGCCGGTTGGATCGCACTCCACGCCTTATCAATATCGTCACGGTTGGCGCGGGCCAGTGCTGCGATAATCGGGCCATCGGGTGTACCGATTTCACGGGCAATTTCGTGCACCGCCGCCCAATCACCGGGCGAAGCAGCCGGAAAACCGGCCTCGATAATGTCTACCCGCAGTCGGGCCAACTGGCGGGCGACCTCTAATTTCTCTTCTAGCGTCATGGTACAGCCGGGCGCCTGTTCACCATCGCGCAGGGTTGTATCAAAGATCCGAACGTACTCTACACTCGGTTCAGTTGTGTTGGTCATAGTTACCTCCTGTTGCGTTACTGGGGCAGGTCGTGGCCGAAACACTGCCGACCACGACTGATACACTCTCAGGCGCCACCCTCGCCGGGTTTAACTTCACGCGGATTCACGAAGGGCATCATACGGCGCAGTTCACGGCCAATTTGTTCAATTGGATGATTGATGTCGGCCTGACGATACGCATTAAAGCGGGGGCGTCCATTGTGATTTTCCTCGATCCAGTCTTCTGCGAAGGCACCGCTCTGGATGTCGGCCAGAATCTGGCGCATAGCCGCCCGCGTTTGATCGGTGATGATCTTCGGGCCAGCGGTGTAATCACCCCACTCAGCAGTGTCACTCACCGAATAGCGCATGTAGTTGAGGCCACCCTGGTAGAAGAGGTCGACGATCAGCTTCAGCTCGTGCATACACTCGAAATAGGCAACTTCTGGCTGATACCCGGCCTCTACCAGAGTCTCGAAAGCAGCTTTGACCAGCGCACTCACTCCGCCGCAGAGCACAACCTGTTCACCGAACAGATCGGTCTCCGTCTCCTCGGCGAAGGTTGTCCGCAACACGCCAGCACGAGTACAGCCCAGGCCCTTGGCGTAAGCCAGGGCGTCCTCGAACGCACCGCCGGTCGCGTCTTGTTCAACCGCGATCAATGCTGGCACGCCGCCGCCTTGAACAAACACCTCACGCACGCGATGGCCAGGCGCTTTAGGCGCGACCATACTGACGTCAATCCCCTTTGGAGGCACAATCTGACCAAAGCGAATATTGAAGCCGTGGGCGAACATTAACGTCTTACCGGGTTCCATTGCTGGTGCGATGTGCTCGCGGTAGAGTTCGGCCTGACCGATGTCGGGAGTTAACATCATCACAATTTGGGCTTCGCGAGCGGCCTCTGCAACGGTCATAACCTTCAGGCCAGCAGCTTCAACTTTAGCCCAGCTCTTCGAGCCTGGATACAGACCAACGCGCACGTCGAGACCACTATCGGCGAGGTTGCGGGCATGGGCGTGACCTTGGCTGCCAAAGCCAATGATGGCGATTGGTTTGTTCTTCAAGCGGTTAAGGTCGGCCTGATTGTCGTAGTAGAGTTCTGCCATAATGGTTCAATTCCTCACTCTTGGGCGACCGATCAGCGTCGCCTGCGATAGACCTGAGAACCACTGAGACGCCCACTATGGGCGTCTCAGATGATCACAATGCTAGTTTAGTACCGGTACTGTAGCGCCGTTCGTTGTCGGCTCTACATACTCACTGGCGTTATGACCGCGCGCACCACGTACCATGGCAATACGTCCGGTGCGCATCATCTCTTTGATACCGTAAGGCCGTACCACTTCGATGAAATTCTCGACCTTACCCGGCGTACCGGTCATCTCGATAATCATCGTGTTGGTGCCTACATCGACGATCCGCGCCCCAAAGACACTACACATCGAGATAATCTCGTGGCGCACGGCTGGCGGTGCATGCAACTTAATCATTGTCATTTCGCGTTCGACCGTCGGATCATCGGTGACATCACTGACTTTGATCACTTCAATTAACCGGTAGAGCTGTTTTACTACCTGCTCAACGTCTTCCGATTCAACGACCAGCGTGAGACGGCTAACACCGGGGGTTTCACTATGTCCGACGGCCAGGCTCTCGATGTTATAGCCTCGGCGGCGGATCAATCCAATGACACGGCTCAGTACACCGGGTCGATCTTGTAAGAGGGCAACGATGGTGTGCGTTTTCATAATGTACAACTCCTGAGATTACGGTCGCTGCTGCATGCTACGCCTGTGATTCTGAGAGGATCATCTCACCAATTGACTTGTTCTGCGGTACCATCGGGAAGACGTTGACTTCACGCTCAACCCGGAAATCGATCAGTACCGGCCCGTCGGTTGCGTAGGCCTCATCAATTGCATCTTGCACATCTTCGCTGCGCTCTACCGTCAGCCCCTTCCAGCCGTAGGCTTCGGCCAGTTTTGCAAAGTTGGGGCCTGACAGGGGGGTACCGCTGTAGCGTTTGTGCTCGAACAACTCTTGCCACTGCCGGACCATTCCCAGGTAGCCGTTGTTGATCACTGCTATCTTGATATTCTTTAGCCCTTCCTGCACAATCGTTGCCATTTCCTGGTTGGTCATCTGGAAGCCACCGTCGCCCACGATAGCCCAGACGGTATCGTTAGGGCAGGCGATTGCCACGCCTAGCGCTGCCGGTACTGCGAAGCCCATCGTGCCGGCGCCACCCGATGTAATGTGTGTGCGCGGGCCAGCGTTCCAATCGATCAACTGCGCTGCCCACATCTGGTGCTGACCAACATCGGTAACGACCCGATAGTTGCCACGGGCATTGAGGGTACGACTTAACGCCTCATAGACATCGTGCGGTGGTAAGGCCATGTTGGCCATTGCAGCCCGATTCTTGTACTGCTGCTTTCCCTGATGCTTATCTTGCATTTCACGGATATGCTCCATCCAATCCGAAGCATGCGTATGCAGCTCGGCTAGCTCGCTCGGTGGTGGCAAGTCTTCAAGCAGGGCCTGTAGAACAAGGCGGGCATCGCCAACAATCGGCACATCAACCCGCACGTTCTTCCCAATCTCTGAAGGATCAATGTCAACGTGAATAATGCGAGCATGGGGAGCAAAGGTGCTTGCCTTTCCGGTCACCCGGTCATCAAAGCGACCGCCGATATTGAAGAGCACGTCACATTCTTGAATTGCCCGGTTAACGTGTACCCAGCCGTGCATACCGGGCATACCGATACATAGGGGGTGATTTTCAGGAATTGCACCGATGCCGTGTAGTGTCGTAATCACCGGAATGCGTAAGCGTTCGGCAAACTCTTGCAGTTCGCGATGAGCGCCGGACATAATAATTCCGTGACCGGCGATAATCAAAGGTTTCTTCGCACTGATCAACAGCTTGATCGCTTCACGAATCTGACGGCGATTCCCCTGATAGGTTGGTTTATAACCGGGCAGGTTGAGCTTAATATCCCAATTGGGCACTGTTGTCTTCTGCATCGCATCCTTTGTGATGTCGATCAAGACCGGGCCAGGTCGGCCGGTTGTGGCAATATAAATAGCCTCTTTGAAGACATAAGCCAGCTCATCGACATTCTTCACCAGGTAGTTGTGTTTGGTGATCGGCATCGTGATACCGGTGATGTCGGTCTCTTGAAACGCATCCTTACCAAGGACGTGGCTCCCGACCTGACCGGTGATCGCCAATAAGGGGGTACTATCCATCATCGCATCGGCAATCGGCGTCACTAAATTAGTAGCGCCAGGGCCGCTGGTACCGATACAGACGCCAATTTTGCCCGTAGCACGGGCATACCCTTCAGCGGCATGACCGGCGCCTTGCTCGTGGCGGCAGAGCACATGGCGCAGCCGGTCTCGGTAATCCCACATCGCGTAGTAAAAGGGCATAATTGCGCCGCCGGGAATTCCGAACATCACTTCGACCCCCTCGCGGATGAGGGCCTCACACATGATCTGGGCACCGGTGAGTGGTTTGGTCATCGGACTACTCCTGTTACAATGAAATTGCGAACATACAACCCTTTGGAGACGCAGACATACCAGCGGTCTTGAGCGCTGCATTGCGCTTGACCTTCTACAACGACCGAGTCGCCAACCAACGGGCCACAGCAGTGGGGCTTTTCGCCGCTACTCACCGCGATGTGAGTGACCGAGCGCGGAGCAATGCGTCGGTACGACGGCGGTGAACTGTCGGATACACAAGCTGCCGGACGGATACAACCGGCACGAGCATCGGTTGCGGCTGTAGCATCAAGTGTACGATATCGTTCATAAGCCGCAACATCTGGAACCTCACAAGGGTACTAAAAAACCTCCCGAACATCGGGAGGTTCAGTCTTGCATCCTGCACTGGGGCTTTGCGTCCTTCCCCTCCCTAAGCACGTCTGCTCCACCCGCCGATAAGGCTAAGGAGGAGTACGAGTACGAGAAGGATAAGGCTTACAAAGCGAGCAGTCATAGATTTGTACTCTTTGCCTAAATTCCTGATCCGCGATGAGGATACCACACACTTCTCAGTTTGTCAACCGGAATTTGTGAACCTGTAAGGCTTGTTACGACTATAGCGTGTGCTGGGATGTGCTGCTACCTGTACCAACGGTGGTCTCTACGGTCAGCCCCCGTTCTTGCGCCGGGACGCGGTCTATGGGACACCTGCATAGGGGAGAGGTGTCGATGCCTTCCAGACTCCTCCCCACTGTGACCATAATCCGTCATCTCCGACGGGGGGCTAGGCACTCTTCGCATGACAGGCCCAGACAACGTGGCCCATCCCTGTACCGTCCACCGTCCTTACAATGCCACTTCTGCCGTTGCTTGTGGTGGGCGCGAGAACAGGCTATGGAACACCTCGACTGTACTCGGATGATTTGCTAGGCTCCCGACATCGAAGGAGTAGTTGCATGCTCTCAACAGCCGTTGGTTAGCAGTACTGTTGCGCTGTGGTGACTCGTACTCAAAGTAGAAGACGCCAACCCGTACCCCATGTTTCATCAGCGCACGGGCCAACGGCATGAGTTCGCCATCGCATGAAACCAGAACCGCAACATCAATTTTTCCTTCTAGTGCCTTTTCCATCGCGTCAATCGCCAGCGCAACATCGACGCCTTTCTCATGACCGTTGGGAGCCATTGGTGCATATTTCACTTCGATACCGGCGTGCATCAGGTCGATATGACGGTTCCGTTCAACCTGGAACTGTTTTTCTGTGGTCTGCGATGAAGGAAAGAGACCTTGATGTCAGCTCGCGTACACGATCCGGTGCATCGCGTAGCGCTGTTCTTTCCTACTGATGAACTGCTCGATAAGCTGGTGGAATGGTGGAAATGAGAGCCATCCTAATCGCCGTACCGCGTAATAATGCGATTGTGCATACGCAAAATAGGAACCGTCGTAGAAAACGCTAATGCGACAGAGGTTGCTCATAGACCTTGATCCTATTGTACTATCAACAGCATGTGATGCTGCTCGAAGATAAATCCTGAACTAGCATAAACTCATCTGCCGGCTTTCCGCCAACCTGCTTTGATTGCTTCCTCTTCAGTGCAGAACCAGCGTTCTCCGTATCGTTCGTTAATTCTGGTTCTGTCGTAGTCTTTCATACCAGGGAGGTGATAGATTTTCTCTCCGGTTTCGATGGAGATATTGCCTTTAATCACACATTCTGGTGGCCCTGGACGCTTGGCGACGATTTGCGTGATGGTAGCCTGGACAGTATCGCCAGCCAGGATGGTTACAACCAGGCTGCTGGCAATGAAAAACAGCACAATAATAGCGGCTACCAAAAGCACATCGAGCATACTTCGGGATTGACGGGTTTTTCGCTGGCGATAAAAGTTTCGAGGTCGTGCTGAAACTCCTTCAATCCAGGCATAATCGGCACGAATCCTTCCGTCTCGATCAGTTGCGATGGTATAGGTAACAATGTCTCCTGCCCGAGGACGACGATTTATTTTACTAAAAGCGGTAATATGGACAAATACTCTCTTCTTCCCCCCCCCCCCGTGTCAGGCGTAATGAAACCGTACCCTCTGTCATCGAACCAGGTGTCAAGTATGCCACGAAACCAGATTGTACTCATACATTTGTGTATATGTAAAGTTTTGAGACATACAACAAAGAATAATACTATTGTTGTGTATAAACTTGCAATAGTACTTTGGTAATTCATAATTTTGGTACTGAATCGAGGGGCAAGTGGGGAGAAATGTCGTTTAACGCGAAGATATGTGGAGTAGGTATTCTGAAGCTCATCGTTCTTTTCGATGTTGATTCCGCATCCCTTCCTAGACCCTGCATCTCTCGCTCCCCCTGCCGCTCGCCGCGGGGACGTGGAAGCTCGGTGCGGGCCTAGGTCTTCTCGGCGTCGCATCTCTCACACCCCCTTCCTCTCCTCCACGGGGAGGGGAAGGGGGGAGGGGGAAAGGGAGGCTGTTTACTATTGCCCCTATACCCCCCTCACGATGAGCTGATGGTGATAATCACCGTCGTCTTGTTATCAATGACCGAGATCGTGATCGAGGCCTCACGTCCGTCTTTGGTGAATGTAAGCAAGTAGGTGTTGTCATACTGACTGGTATTGCCAGGGCGCCAGCCCTTTGCTTCCATCTCAGTCTGATAGAAGGTTGCGACGTTTTTTGGTGAGTCGGTTGTTTCAAAGCTGATCAGGTCTCCCATGCGCACCTGATTGCTCACGTTCGGCGGAAACGGAATGTCGGCGCTAGCAGCTTGTTGCTGCGCACAAGCT comes from Chloroflexus sp. Y-396-1 and encodes:
- a CDS encoding NYN domain-containing protein codes for the protein MHAGIEVKYAPMAPNGHEKGVDVALAIDAMEKALEGKIDVAVLVSCDGELMPLARALMKHGVRVGVFYFEYESPQRNSTANQRLLRACNYSFDVGSLANHPSTVEVFHSLFSRPPQATAEVAL
- the ilvC gene encoding ketol-acid reductoisomerase, whose product is MAELYYDNQADLNRLKNKPIAIIGFGSQGHAHARNLADSGLDVRVGLYPGSKSWAKVEAAGLKVMTVAEAAREAQIVMMLTPDIGQAELYREHIAPAMEPGKTLMFAHGFNIRFGQIVPPKGIDVSMVAPKAPGHRVREVFVQGGGVPALIAVEQDATGGAFEDALAYAKGLGCTRAGVLRTTFAEETETDLFGEQVVLCGGVSALVKAAFETLVEAGYQPEVAYFECMHELKLIVDLFYQGGLNYMRYSVSDTAEWGDYTAGPKIITDQTRAAMRQILADIQSGAFAEDWIEENHNGRPRFNAYRQADINHPIEQIGRELRRMMPFVNPREVKPGEGGA
- the pheA gene encoding prephenate dehydratase, whose translation is MQTIAYLGPPGTFSEEAALAYAAGREARLLPLVSIPAVVTAIETEAATVGVLPIENLLEGSVSYTLDLLIHETNLQIAGEIVVPIRQYLLARPGLQLSDIKVLYAHPQSLAQCRRFVERCLPGVATVASLSNSAAPAEAMADERPAAAIGTLRAAQLVGAAILARDIADSPHNVTRFIVLAREDSPPTGDDKTSFCFGFTREDRPGSLVTALQELAVENINMTKLESRPTRAILGQYIFLVDINGHRREPHVARALERIRLHTGMLKIFGSYPRWRGTNGNSG
- the ilvN gene encoding acetolactate synthase small subunit yields the protein MKTHTIVALLQDRPGVLSRVIGLIRRRGYNIESLAVGHSETPGVSRLTLVVESEDVEQVVKQLYRLIEVIKVSDVTDDPTVEREMTMIKLHAPPAVRHEIISMCSVFGARIVDVGTNTMIIEMTGTPGKVENFIEVVRPYGIKEMMRTGRIAMVRGARGHNASEYVEPTTNGATVPVLN
- a CDS encoding 2-isopropylmalate synthase codes for the protein MTNTTEPSVEYVRIFDTTLRDGEQAPGCTMTLEEKLEVARQLARLRVDIIEAGFPAASPGDWAAVHEIAREIGTPDGPIIAALARANRDDIDKAWSAIQPAAKKRIHTFMSTSDIHLEYQFRKTRAEALELIHEMVSYARSLCEDVEFSPMDAGRTDPLFLREAVAVAVAAGATTLNIPDTVGYLTPDEYGAMIRDLRENVPGIERCILSTHCHDDLGMAVANSLAGVRAGARQVECTINGIGERAGNASLEEVVMALHTRQQYYGLRTRIETREIARTSRLVSSFIGIPVPPNKAIVGANAFAHESGIHQDGVLKYRQTYEIMSAETVGLESNTLVLGKHSGRHAFRKYLEEKGYKLNEEEFQHVFARFKDLCDRKKRVDDRDIEALIAGEMQHTPELYKLDHVQYASGVGMIPTATVRLIGPDGQAKVDSAQGTGPVDAVYQAINRIIQRPNELIEFSINAITEGLDAVAEVTVRIREQGSPARLNESSSTAISLTGRRPTQQIFSGYGVHTDTIVAAAQAYMAALNKMLAARQERIKAEAMAYSAGYSGETSSLPVDIFGGSTLG
- the ilvB gene encoding biosynthetic-type acetolactate synthase large subunit, whose amino-acid sequence is MTKPLTGAQIMCEALIREGVEVMFGIPGGAIMPFYYAMWDYRDRLRHVLCRHEQGAGHAAEGYARATGKIGVCIGTSGPGATNLVTPIADAMMDSTPLLAITGQVGSHVLGKDAFQETDITGITMPITKHNYLVKNVDELAYVFKEAIYIATTGRPGPVLIDITKDAMQKTTVPNWDIKLNLPGYKPTYQGNRRQIREAIKLLISAKKPLIIAGHGIIMSGAHRELQEFAERLRIPVITTLHGIGAIPENHPLCIGMPGMHGWVHVNRAIQECDVLFNIGGRFDDRVTGKASTFAPHARIIHVDIDPSEIGKNVRVDVPIVGDARLVLQALLEDLPPPSELAELHTHASDWMEHIREMQDKHQGKQQYKNRAAMANMALPPHDVYEALSRTLNARGNYRVVTDVGQHQMWAAQLIDWNAGPRTHITSGGAGTMGFAVPAALGVAIACPNDTVWAIVGDGGFQMTNQEMATIVQEGLKNIKIAVINNGYLGMVRQWQELFEHKRYSGTPLSGPNFAKLAEAYGWKGLTVERSEDVQDAIDEAYATDGPVLIDFRVEREVNVFPMVPQNKSIGEMILSESQA